AAGCATCACTCTGTAACTCTTCTTTGTTCCTTGGAGGAACCAACCTTTCAGTTGCAAGTCTCTCCTCTAGAGCCCTTGCTCCTCTTTCTCTGCAACCACAAGATTTTTGAAACGTCAAAAGAAGGTGGAGTTTCTTTTTTGAGAATCAGAAACAGTTTTCTCAGGTTTTGGTTCGGTATAAACTAGGCAAAGTCTTTACATGTTGATACAAGTGATGACAAGGCAGTCCTATCTattcttagatcattcattaCCTTGATTTGCATCAACCAAAATCTAAGATCATGTTTCAACAAGGTCTAGCCAAAAGAGAAGCTGGGGATTTGCATCCAAACTACCATTGCAGTAGAGCAGGAAAGAGATAAAAACGTAAAACAAACGAATGTTACCTCCTCCTAGATGCTTCAGCAGAGTCAGAACCGGGTAATGGAGCACCGCTGGTAGTATAACCATGGTCCTCGCTGGTGGCATTTGATCGTCCACAAAGCATCCGGTGAAAGATTGAGGCTATAGGGTCAATTATCGGTCTGCATTTTATCAGGAAACACAAAAATTTACAAACAACTCGAAAGTATAGTTGCAAAAAGAAGAGGAATATTCGTTCACCTGAGAAGTTCAGGAAAGAAAGTAGAGAAGGCAAAGTCATCACTCGGATCACCTCTGAGCTTTGTCTCTGTTCTCCTCTGAAAGTATCTGAGGTATAACCAGCCCATATATGTACCGAATATCAAAGTGGGAAGGTACGCTGCTGAATTTAGTGTGAAGAAGCTTGAGGCTATTGACAAAACTAGCGTAATAGAGGGCAACCACTGCACCACATAAACCACAAGCAAGAATAGGATGTGAGCACTTGTTCGACTAGCCGCAGTTAAAGCAAAAAAGGAATATTACCTTTGCTTTGATCTTTACGAGCAACACCTCCTGGTCAGGTATTATCTGCTTAATCCCGACAAGAAGGCCTGCCAAGACACCATGAAAACCTGCAAAGGGCATATATCTACACAAGAGATAACAGACAACAGGTTACATAACTACAGACAAGGTAGACATCCATTTATATTCAAGCGAGAGGATTGAAACAAATAAGCATAAACTTAACATGTAAAGGGTGTTAGAGAGTACTCACAG
This DNA window, taken from Brassica napus cultivar Da-Ae chromosome C1 unlocalized genomic scaffold, Da-Ae chrC01_Random_13, whole genome shotgun sequence, encodes the following:
- the LOC125594598 gene encoding rhomboid-like protein 19; this encodes MSSPGITSMFTNFTKLCKGLALVLVVGHLLVQFVPATVPYLALIPARTIPFGWNLITSGYFELSVHGVVISTVSLLFMGKFLEPVWGSKEFLKFIFVVNFLTYLCVFVTAIALYYITRLEIYLYMPFAGFHGVLAGLLVGIKQIIPDQEVLLVKIKAKWLPSITLVLSIASSFFTLNSAAYLPTLIFGTYMGWLYLRYFQRRTETKLRGDPSDDFAFSTFFPELLRPIIDPIASIFHRMLCGRSNATSEDHGYTTSGAPLPGSDSAEASRRRERGARALEERLATERLVPPRNKEELQSDALDSV